DNA from Triticum aestivum cultivar Chinese Spring chromosome 7D, IWGSC CS RefSeq v2.1, whole genome shotgun sequence:
GATGTATATTTAGACGTACTATGTGTATGGATGGCTTAATTTAGACAGGCAAGTCATCAAAATTAACATGACTTGCTAACTCAGGAACGTGAATTTGTGTCTGTATTGTACCTATATATGTATACTGCTTACATGGACCATTAATTAAGGCGGGGGAATCGAATTCGTGAGAGTATCTTTCAAGCAActatagaactacatatatgtAAATATGATAGCTAAAACAACCGTGTGTGAGTATGTTGACAGTATATATAATTTGTCTCTGGCTGCATATATATAACAAAGCCAACCAagacaggggcggagccaggatttgggtATGGGAGGGGCCAAGCGAAGTAGATTTTTTTTTTGCAGTGCAAAAGATAATTACAGAGAACAAGATTGTGAACTTGCACATCAGCCTCCTTAACAATTTTAGTATGTTGAGAATTCGAAGCAACCAGCTTAGAAAATAATTGATCTTAAAGGTGTTTGGCAGCGGGTTTTTTTTTCTTCATAGTTGAGGAATTTCAATATCAGAAGGAACCGGCTTAGAAACCAAATTAACTTTAATGGTGTCTGGAAGGGCTTTTTCTCTTTATAATTTAGGAATTTCAATTTCATAATTAGCTATACTGTATCCGGTCGACATAGGAAAATATGGCATCACAAATAGGAACTGGTGATTAATTACCAAGCACAATAGTATTCATGATTATTACCAAGCACAAATAGGAACTGGTGATTAATCACTAGCGTGTAGACTTTCTCAAAGAAGCAGACAGGAAGGAAAACTAGGTTACCACTGTTGGGATAGGTACTCTTGGGCAATTATTAGGACCGCATGATCGGAGGCGGAGCAAGAGGTGAAGTGTAGATTCCTTCTTGATGCCATAGTCATCCATGGTGCGACCATCTTCAAGCTGTTGCCCTGCATAGATCAGCCTCTGCTCATCCACGGGAATGTCCTGCCGGTCCCGGATCATCTCCTTGACACTTCTGACGGTATCCGAGCAGGCAACCTCAAGGGCGGTGGTTTTGTCTACAAGCCCTTTGAGAAAGATTTGATACTCCATTCTCTTCTTTTTTGCAGATTTGGGCTGCTCACCACGCATGACACTTGGCTGCTTTCGCTTTCTCTGGTAGCGCAGATCAAGATGAAGAGTGGATTCATCCTGGATGCTGTAATCGGCCACGGTGCGTCTGTCCTCTAGCTCCTTCTCGCCAAAGGTAAGGCACTGCTGGTCCTGAATTTTGGCCTTAACAACGTTGATGGTGTCCGACGGGTCGACCTTGACGGTGATCGTCTTGCCGGCGAGGGTTTCAACAAAGAGCTTCATCTATCGAATGACAGCACCAATCATGAGTAATTAATTTGGAGGAATAGATAGTAAATTACGTATATGTTGCACGTACAAGAGTAAGAAATCCGACTAGAGCGACTAATAAATTACCAGGAACAAGCATGGCTTGGGGGGCTTGGCGAGGAACCTTGTTCCGATCACTAGCGAACGATACAACTATTGAAAGAAGCCAATTTTAAGATTAAACCGGCCGAGTGGATGAACTCGACCGAACTAGTAAGGATTCACCAACTGTCTGTCAGCACTTCTCAGCTCCTCTTCGACAAGGATCCTTGTCAATGGTGATCTATCGGACCCGATCAACCTGGTGAAGGGACTAAGGCAGGGAGATCCATTGTCACCGCTCCTGTTCGTGCTGGTCATGGACTGCCTTGCTATGCTCATCGACAAGGCGGTAAGGGCCGGAATTTTGGGACCGATCGGCAATCACAAACTGCCTTTCAGGACTTCTCTGTATGCAGACGACGCAATCTTGTTCATCAACCCATGCCGCAAGGAAGTACTTGCTCTGACAAAAATTCTGAAGTTGTTCGGAGAAGCTACGGGCCTGCACACTAATTTTGCAAAATCTTCGGTCTTCACTATCTGCTGCAACGGGATCGACCTCCATGAACTTTGTCAAGACTTGGGCTGCCCCATCAATGAATTTCCCAGCACCTATCTGGGCATGCCACTGACGGACAAGAAACTGAAGAAGAATGACCTACATCCGATCTGCGACAAGCTCATTGCAAGGATGAAGGGCTGGAAGCTTGCATTTCTTTCCCTTGATGCTCGGCTGGATTTGGTACGGACCGTGCTCTCGGCGATGCCGATCTTCCAAATGCTAGCCTTGATATTACCTGCTTGGCTGGCTAAGCTGATCGACAAGGTTCGTCGTGGA
Protein-coding regions in this window:
- the LOC123170800 gene encoding polyubiquitin-like — translated: MKLFVETLAGKTITVKVDPSDTINVVKAKIQDQQCLTFGEKELEDRRTVADYSIQDESTLHLDLRYQRKRKQPSVMRGEQPKSAKKKRMEYQIFLKGLVDKTTALEVACSDTVRSVKEMIRDRQDIPVDEQRLIYAGQQLEDGRTMDDYGIKKESTLHLLLRLRSCGPNNCPRVPIPTVVT